From Pan troglodytes isolate AG18354 chromosome 11, NHGRI_mPanTro3-v2.0_pri, whole genome shotgun sequence, the proteins below share one genomic window:
- the RGS3 gene encoding regulator of G-protein signaling 3 isoform X15 produces MVTRRPVTNSWDWLPAGAAPEAVPCRHMPLSRLPLRVGQKEFFFPLPLLVPPISWLLLSESQPRLVPGSPVIRPGFQRACVAAACTVAACCPGRGVGDRSQSGASCRPICGPKVGGPTEMLRGMYLTRNGNLQRRHTMKEAKDMKNKLGIFRRRNESPGAPPAGKADKMMKSFKPTSEEALKWGESLEKLLVHKYGLAVFQAFLRTEFSEENLEFWLACEDFKKVKSQSKMASKAKKIFAEYIAIQACKEVNLDSYTREHTKDNLQSVTRGCFDLAQKRIFGLMEKDSYPRFLRSDLYLDLINQKKMSPPL; encoded by the exons ATGGTAACGAGGAGGCCAGtcacaaatagctgggactggCTTCCTGCCGGGGCGGCCCCAGAGGCTGTCCCTTGCAGACACATGCCCCTTTCACGGCTCCCTCTCAGGGTTGGccagaaggaatttttttttccgcTCCCCCTCCTGGTCCCTCCCATTTCCTGGCTCCTCCTGTCTGAGTCCCAGCCCCGGCTTGTGCCCGGGAGTCCAGTCATCAGGCCAGGATTCCAGAGAGCGTGTGTGGCTGCAGCCTGCACCGTTGCTGCCTGCTGCCCAGGACGCGGGGTGGGGGACAGGAGCCAGAGTGGTGCCTCCTGCAGACCAATCTGCGGCCCCAAGGTGGGGGGCCCTACAGAGATGCTCCGAGGCATGTACCTCACTCGCAACGGGAACCTGCAGAGGCGACACACGATGAAGGA AGCCAAGGACATGAAGAACAAGCTGGGGATCTTCAGACGGCGGAATGAGTCCCCTGGAGCCCCTCCCGCGGGCAAGGCAGACAAAATGATGAAGTCATTCAA GCCCACCTCAGAGGAAGCCCTCAAGTGGGGCGAGTCCTTGGAGAAGCTGCTGGTTCACAAAT ACGGGTTAGCAGTGTTCCAAGCCTTCCTTCGCACTGAGTTCAGCGAGGAGAATCTGGAGTTCTGGTTGGCTTGTGAGGACTTCAAGAAGGTCAAGTCACAGTCCAAGATGGCATCCAAGGCCAAGAAGATCTTTGCTGAATACATCGCGATCCAGGCATGCAAGGAG gtcaACCTGGATTCCTACACGCGGGAGCACACCAAGGACAACCTGCAGAGCGTCACGCGGGGCTGCTTCGACCTGGCACAGAAGCGCATCTTCGGGCTCATGGAAAAGGACTCGTACCCTCGCTTTCTCCGTTCTGACCTCTACCTGGACCTTATTAACCAGAAGAAGATGAGTCCCCCGCTTTAG